In the Pithys albifrons albifrons isolate INPA30051 chromosome 3, PitAlb_v1, whole genome shotgun sequence genome, one interval contains:
- the LOC139669564 gene encoding basic proline-rich protein-like — MVLRNPAVRISPSTASPPLFLRSVLPGPVALCGIPSLSAGTSPAPGCLVPVPTRRRGGGASWGRNPLRVTGPPANRMSGHLRAGSVETDRNPRQSKAVPPARRRGQLWRDPVRLTGTPTNGSPRPGREAVPAAVPPIGERGGLRGPQCGPGGRWRRLLALPRGSALAAPARPAAGPAPPSASPLCPPCPLPARPPPPRPSAPHRPSGPAAPAARPWPGALGSGGGWRRRARPRSPLGQLHIPSYSGLPQLSISSLQSTAGLCRPRETPSTSLGPPGSSQGLETTPRGLQVPPGTPKDPQRPQETPRDSHHRPEPSWDTRGPPRNIRDAKQPQGSTGTSFFHAFELHNLLYFLFYKSRKIKRGAAKPSGFHRRFRDSIIFHVVFLIFLYFGFYFILFIPLLPLQAVQGCLACRARWPRPRPASHGHAGHAPAPADRAVEAHVWGGAPSAQTPVQIPPSAATSTSPAPPHVHGRELQRSPALPVGYRLFLYSRVFTSTPPRSDLGLAEARGIRLQALGFLCFLSLQPSCRGKG, encoded by the coding sequence ATGGTACTACGCAATCCTGCTGTTCGAATCTCGCCCTCGACCGCCTCACCCCCGCTCTTTCTGCGATCCGTACTGCCGGGCCCCGTCGCCCTCTGCGGGATTCCATCGCTCTCCGCAGGGACATCACCGGCTCCCGGCTGCCTGGTGCCGGTGCCGACCCGCCGGCGGGGAGGCGGGGCTAGCTGGGGGCGGAACCCGCTGAGAGTGACAGGCCCGCCCGCCAATCGGATGAGTGGCCACCTCAGGGCGGGGTCCGTCGAGACTGACAGGAACCCTCGCCAATCGAAAGCCGTGCCGCCAGCAAGGAGGAGGGGACAGCTATGGCGGGACCCGGTGAGACTGACAGGCACACCCACCAATGGAAGCCCCCGTCCCGGTAGAGAGGCGGTGCCAGCTGCGGTGCCACCAATCGGGGAGCGCGGTGGCCTCCGCGGCCCCCAATGTGGACCCGGCGGGCGCTGGCGGCGCCTCCTCGCACTCCCTCGCGGCTCCGCGCTCGCCGCTCCCGCTCGGCCCGCGGCGGGACCTGCACCGCCTTCCGCCTCGccgctctgccctccctgcccgctCCCGGCACGGCCTCCGCCCCCCCGGCCCTCCGCCCCACACCGCCCgagcggccccgcagcccccgcggcGCGGCCCTGGCCCGGCGCCCTGGGGAGCGGGGGGGGCTGGAGGCGGCGGGCCCGGCCAAGGAGCCCCCTGGGGCAGCTTCATATTCCAAGTTACTCgggcctcccccagctctccatttcttctctgcagagcacagctggactCTGCCGGCCCCGGGAGACCCCCAGCACCTCGCTGGGACCGCCAGGGTCCTCCCAGGGACTTGAAACGACCCCCCGAGGTCTCCAGGTACCTCCAGgaacccccaaggacccccaacGCCCgcaggagacccccagggactcccaccaTCGCCCGGAACCCTCATGGGACACTCGAGGACCCCCAAGGAACATCAGAGACGCCAAACAGCCCCAAGGATCTACAGGGACTTCCTTTTTTCATGCATTTGAGTTGCATAACCttctatattttttattttataaatccCGCAAAATAAAACGAGGTGCTGCAAAACCTTCTGGGTTCCACCGACGCTTCCGAGACTCAATCATTTTTCATGTCGTTTTCctcatatttctttattttggtttttattttattctatttattcCGTTATTACCATTACAGGCTGTGCAAGGCTGCCTCGCCTGCCGTGCCCGCTGgccacgcccccgccccgctaGCCACGGCCACGCCGGCCACGCCCCTGCCCCCGCTGACCGAGCGGTCGAGGCGCACGTTTGGGGCGGAGCTCCCTCTGCCCAAACGCCAGTTCAAATCCCGCCCTCGGCCGCCACCTCTACCTCGCCGGCGCCGCCTCACGTACACGGCCGGGAACTGCAGCGCAGTCCAGCCCTCCCAGTCGGGTATCGTCTCTTTCTCTACAGCCGTGTCTTCACCTCCACACCACCAAGAAGCGATCTGGGCCTGGCTGAGGCCAGAGGCATCCGACTCCAGGCTCTGggcttcctttgctttctttcactgCAACCGTCCTGCCGTGGCAAGGGTTAA